One stretch of Candidatus Saccharimonadales bacterium DNA includes these proteins:
- a CDS encoding TraM recognition domain-containing protein — protein MAGILISVFVFLFLGSAVGIFVFSQYRKTLREAKNYERGLKMVPLLIHLPPSSDDIDGGGRDERDLTEEVLSQAQVMYNIIASTATKGFKSRIYGQRHVSFEMVARNGLVHYYTVVPMVLLDVVRQAVAAAYPSARLEEVTEHNIFSQVGKLSGTIGGEFTLKKDFVYPIATYQESKRDASRALLNALSAAGREDGAAIQMLFRPAREGWSKNSIHAVEKITKDKGRKKAGFGGVIAPKDLMEALWRPPEKEEVKTEDKQLTSLEQASVEAIEEKTRYPGYEVLIRVVVSSNTASRSQGLLKNIVAAFSLFDSPSHNGFKFAVSKNIEELVTAYIFRFFPQTVNRNVLNSIELATVFHLPNQKSIPTSQVERQMSKQVDGPTQVMDEGFLLGYNEFRGVKKPIRLSTNDRRRHTYIIGQTGTGKSVLLENLAFQDMMDGRGFAFVDPHGDSVENLLGKVPKERVEDVIYFNPGDMTNPIGLNMFEFEHPDQKDFLVQEAINMLYGLYDPGHTGIVGPRLEHIFRNCALLLMSDPAGGTFIDIPKLLIDEDFMKSKLKYVTDQSVLDFWTKEFPNSQKSNEAGEVISWVVSKFGPFISNDAMRNVIGQTKSGFSIRDIMDNKKILLVNLSKGKMGELNSKLLGIIFVMKFQVAAMGRADIPEDQRQDFSLYVDEFQNFATESFESILSEARKYRLNLILGNQFMTQLTDKVREAIIGNVGTVISGRIGITDAEILVKKFAPTFDAEDLTKMPNYQSVTSVMINNVPSAPFSMSFIAPLGQSNPQLSDALKRLSAAKYGKPRQQVEKDIFARLGAADAEKKAKADALKKAQQERMTGMRTGGPQGGGTPSFLDEWLAKRKQISDIPRSPAGASPAASAPSPFTPPNLQPGASTQPQQPPKTTAVPVSPSFPTPPSVPSQEANQPSPQSPAPLAPPPADDDRLHLRGDKTNPDSEISIKLR, from the coding sequence ATGGCGGGCATATTAATAAGCGTGTTTGTCTTTTTATTCCTGGGCTCTGCCGTAGGAATATTCGTTTTCTCTCAGTATAGAAAAACGCTTCGTGAAGCAAAAAATTACGAACGCGGCCTTAAGATGGTTCCGCTTCTTATTCATCTGCCACCTTCGAGTGATGATATTGATGGTGGTGGACGGGATGAACGAGATCTTACCGAAGAAGTGTTGTCTCAGGCTCAGGTAATGTACAACATCATCGCTAGCACTGCGACGAAAGGCTTCAAGAGTAGAATATACGGACAACGACACGTGTCGTTTGAAATGGTGGCCAGAAACGGACTCGTCCATTACTACACGGTCGTTCCGATGGTACTGCTTGATGTGGTAAGGCAAGCGGTTGCCGCCGCGTATCCTTCCGCAAGACTGGAAGAAGTAACGGAACACAATATCTTTAGCCAAGTTGGTAAACTGAGCGGAACGATTGGCGGGGAATTTACCTTGAAAAAGGACTTTGTCTATCCGATCGCTACGTATCAAGAATCAAAACGTGATGCGTCACGCGCGCTTTTGAACGCATTATCAGCAGCGGGTCGCGAAGACGGTGCGGCAATTCAGATGCTATTTCGTCCTGCCCGCGAAGGATGGTCAAAAAATTCAATTCATGCAGTTGAAAAAATTACCAAAGATAAAGGCAGGAAGAAGGCAGGCTTTGGCGGGGTAATCGCACCAAAGGATTTGATGGAGGCATTATGGCGTCCGCCAGAAAAAGAAGAAGTAAAGACTGAAGACAAACAACTGACTTCTCTTGAACAGGCAAGTGTAGAAGCAATCGAAGAGAAAACTCGCTATCCAGGATACGAAGTTTTGATTCGTGTTGTCGTATCTTCGAACACGGCTTCACGTTCGCAGGGTCTTTTAAAAAATATAGTCGCGGCTTTTTCGTTATTTGATTCACCAAGCCACAATGGGTTCAAGTTTGCGGTTTCAAAGAATATTGAAGAGTTAGTAACCGCCTATATATTTCGTTTCTTCCCGCAAACAGTAAATCGAAACGTGCTTAACAGTATTGAACTTGCAACCGTTTTCCATCTACCTAACCAAAAGAGTATTCCAACGTCGCAAGTCGAACGTCAGATGTCAAAACAAGTCGACGGACCGACACAGGTCATGGACGAGGGCTTTTTGCTGGGCTACAACGAATTTCGTGGTGTTAAAAAGCCAATTCGGCTCAGTACGAATGATCGCCGTCGCCACACGTATATTATTGGTCAAACAGGTACTGGTAAGTCGGTGTTGCTTGAGAATCTGGCTTTTCAGGACATGATGGATGGACGAGGTTTTGCTTTCGTCGATCCCCATGGCGATTCAGTAGAGAATTTACTAGGCAAAGTACCTAAAGAGCGCGTTGAGGATGTCATCTACTTCAACCCAGGCGATATGACCAATCCTATTGGATTAAACATGTTTGAATTTGAACATCCTGATCAGAAGGACTTCTTGGTTCAGGAAGCGATTAATATGCTGTATGGTTTGTATGACCCAGGGCACACTGGTATCGTTGGACCGCGCCTAGAGCATATCTTCCGTAACTGCGCACTGTTATTAATGTCCGATCCAGCAGGCGGAACGTTCATTGATATACCTAAACTACTGATTGACGAAGATTTCATGAAGAGCAAATTGAAGTACGTCACCGATCAATCCGTGTTGGACTTTTGGACTAAGGAATTTCCTAACTCTCAAAAATCCAACGAAGCCGGTGAGGTCATTAGCTGGGTAGTGAGTAAATTTGGTCCATTCATTTCTAACGATGCAATGCGTAACGTGATTGGTCAGACAAAGAGCGGCTTTAGCATTCGCGATATTATGGATAACAAAAAAATCCTTCTCGTTAACCTAAGTAAGGGTAAGATGGGTGAGCTGAACTCAAAGCTGCTAGGCATTATATTCGTCATGAAGTTCCAGGTGGCGGCCATGGGCCGCGCGGATATACCAGAGGATCAGCGTCAAGACTTTTCGCTATACGTTGATGAGTTCCAGAACTTTGCAACGGAAAGTTTCGAGTCGATTTTATCCGAAGCTAGAAAATACCGTCTTAACTTGATCCTGGGTAACCAGTTTATGACGCAGCTAACAGATAAAGTAAGGGAAGCGATCATTGGTAACGTCGGTACGGTTATTAGTGGGCGAATAGGTATTACCGATGCGGAGATCCTCGTAAAGAAATTTGCTCCGACATTTGACGCGGAAGACCTGACTAAGATGCCAAATTACCAATCCGTGACAAGCGTCATGATTAATAACGTGCCATCAGCGCCGTTTAGCATGTCGTTCATAGCGCCGTTAGGACAGTCCAATCCTCAGCTGAGTGATGCTTTAAAGCGTTTGTCCGCTGCAAAATATGGTAAACCGCGCCAACAGGTCGAAAAGGATATTTTTGCCCGACTAGGAGCTGCGGATGCAGAGAAGAAAGCCAAAGCGGATGCACTGAAGAAAGCGCAACAAGAACGAATGACCGGCATGCGTACTGGTGGGCCGCAAGGTGGAGGTACTCCATCATTCCTTGACGAATGGCTTGCAAAACGTAAACAGATTAGCGATATTCCAAGATCTCCAGCAGGGGCTTCTCCTGCTGCTTCAGCTCCATCACCGTTTACCCCGCCTAATTTGCAGCCAGGAGCGTCTACGCAGCCGCAACAGCCACCAAAAACCACAGCAGTGCCTGTTTCACCTTCGTTTCCTACGCCGCCTTCTGTGCCAAGCCAAGAGGCTAATCAGCCGTCACCGCAATCACCAGCTCCTTTAGCGCCTCCTCCTGCCGATGATGACAGGCTACACCTTCGGGGTGACAAAACGAACCCTGATAGTGAGATATCGATTAAGTTACGATAA